ATTACCGTCAGAGGTATGAGCGACACCGTCGAACAGTCCGAGCACAAACTGAGCGTTTCTGTAGTCACCGACGCCCCGATTCCCGCACTGTTCGACTTCTTGACCGTCCCGGCCAATCACGTGCTCATCGACGGTTCTGGCGCTCTGCTCGCGGCCGAAGGCGCCCCGGTACGCGCCGTCGGCGACACGTTCACTATGCAGATGAGCGACCGTGACGGCCAGCATTACACCGTCGAGAACCACGTCGTGGAGTACATGCAGGATCTGCAGCTCGCGTGGCGTCCGACGAAACCGGCCACGCCTCCTGTCGGTGTGCGTTGGGACTGGCAATTCGACGTCGGCCCGAAGGGTGAGACCGTGGTGACTCAGACCTGCGACTGGTCCCAGGTCACTGATGCCGGCTACCTCGAGCACAACCGACTCCCCCGGGTCACCAGCGACGAGATGCGCCAGACGATCCGCCGCCTGATCGACCAGGTCAGTTCGTATTCCTAGGTGACGCGAATTCTCTACTACCTAGTCCCGAAGAGCGGGGCGCCGCGATACATGAATAAAGAACAAGCATGCGGCTGCACAGCCGGTCAGCACGATCGTGACGATCAGCGCCACTTCGTACGAAGCGCCGTCGATGATGGCCCCGATCATGGTTGGGCCGATTAATCCACCGATACCGGCAGACGTATACAGCAACCCGAGCGTCTGTCCGAGGCCTTTGGTCCCGAAAATGGTCGCGGCGACCGCGGGCATCAACGCGATGTATCCGCCGTAGCCGATGCCCATCACAATCGTGAACACGACCAGTACGGCGAAACTTCCGGACGAGAACAGCCACAGGAAGTAACTGAGAGTCATCAACACGAAACTGCCACGCAGCAACCGGATCGGTTCGAAGCGCCCGCCGAGACTGCCGATACCAAGTCTGCCGATGACGCTCGCGGCGCCGACCAGCCCGACCAGCAGCGCCGCGGAACTGTCCGAGATGTCGTAGCCGACCGCGTAGTTCTTCAGGAAGGCGAACGAGATCAGGATCGTACTGCCGATCAGCACGCCGTTGAGATACAGCAGCACGAACGACCGATGGCGCAGCAGGTACCCCAGAGACGGCCGGGGTTCGACCTGCTGGCTGACCGGTGGGCGCTGCGCGATCGCCGCCGCGATCAGCATCGTGATCGCACCACCGATACCAAGGATGACGAACGCCTGTCGCCACCCATACGCGTTGATCAGCGCCTGGGAGACCGGCGCCATGACCAGCGTGCCCATCCCGATACCACTGACCGCGACGCCGAGCGCCGTCGTCCGCTTCTTGTCGAACCAGCCGCCGACAAACGCGACCATCGGCACGTAGGCGCACGCCACTGCGATACCCAGTCCTGCGCCGTACGTGACGTAGCCGAGTTCAATCGAGTCCACGCGAGAGGTCAGGATGATTCCGGCACCGAGGGTGACCGCGGCCGTGACCAGTAACGGTTTCGGTCCGAGACGATCACCGATACGACCGGTAACGACACCCAGACAGAAGTAGATCGCGCTGGTGATCGCGAGCATGAAAGCGGTCGCGGCTCGGCCCACGTTGAACTCGGCAGCCATCGAATCAAAGAAGGCGCCGAAGCTGTAGACCAGGCCAAAGCCAGTGAACGTGCTGATGAAGGTGGCCACGACGACCAACCAGCCGCGACCCGAATCGACGGCGTACCGCGGGCCAGTGCGCGCGTCGGTAGCCGCTAGGTCGGTCATGTGCCCGATCATTGCAGACGCCCCGGACTACTGCGACACTGCGCCGTACGAACGTTGGCCTCCGCGTCACTTCTACCGTCCGTCACTTGTGCGCGGATCAGTCAACTCTCGCGTGGCTACCCGCTCATGTCTCCAGGGCTGTTTGGGTCTCGTCTGCGTGTTGGTTATGGCCTCGCGCGGCCCACCGTATTCGCGCCCGGGCCCGCAAGTCCGCTTGGCGAAGTCGACGGGAGAACGCTGAACCGACGACGAGCGCCGCCCCGACGATCACGATGAACCAGCCCACCAGATGCAGCGCCGAGTCGCCGTCCCCGCTTGTACCCGTGAGTTCGATGACGACCGAGGCGAGATTCGCTCCGACGTACTGCACGGTTCGGTACATCCCGATGGCCGGCCCGATCTGCGACACCGTCGTCACCGCGTTGACCGCGTTCTGATTACCGATGTTGTTGAACCCGTTCGGTATGCCGAAGACGCACGCGACCAGCAACAGCACCGGAATGCTGGTGGACGCCGACTCGACGAACACGATCAACAGACCGCTGACGATCAGCATGCCGCTGCCGACCAGCAGGGTCCACCGGATACCGCGGGTGGCCACCGTCCTGGTCGCGACGAGGGTGGAGACAATGCCGATGACGGCGATCGGCAACATCACCAACCCGGCGACCGATGCGTCCAGACCTCGCGATGCCTGCAACCACTGCGGGATCCCGAAAAATATGCAGTAGAACGCGGCGTACGTCGCGGTGGTGCGCACCAGGGTGAGCATCAGCGAGCGATTGCCCGCGAGCGCGCGGACGTCGACGAACGGCTCGTCTTGGCGGCGCTCCCACCACACGAAGAATGCGGTCACCGCGGCGAACACCGGGATCAGCCACCACAGCGGATCATCCACTAATGACAGCAGCACGAACATCATCGTGGCGATCACGGCGGTGAAGGACACCAAGCCGATCGGGTCCAGCACCCGGATCAGTTCCCGGCCGTGCACCCGCAGCGGCGGGTCTTTCGGCACGATCTTCAACACCCATACCGTGGACATCAGCACCAGCGGGAGGTTGATCCACATGATCGCCTGCCAGCCGAACAGCGAGACCAGTAAGCCTCCGAGGGTCGGCCCGAACGCGACGGTCGACTGCGCGCACATCGACATCACCGCGATTGCGGAGTTCGTGGAGGCGCCGGTTTTCGCCACGATGGTGCGGATGATCGTCATCGCGGTCGGGTACTGGCTGGCGGTCCCGATACCTTGCAGCACGCGAGCGGCAATCAACCAGCCGAGGCTCGAGGCGAATGCGCCCAACAGTGAACCGGCGGCGATGACGGCCAGCCCGCCGAGGTAGACGCGGCGTGCACCGAGGACCGTCCCCAGCCTGCCCGCACTGGGCGCGGACACCGCGGTTGCGATATATAAGGCGGAAATGATCCATGCGATACCGTCCGCCGAGCCCAGGTGGAGCGCGATCGGCACCACCGCGACCGCGATCATGGAGGAGTTCAGCGGTTGCAGCATGTTGCCGGTGCCGAGCCCGATCGAGATGGGCAGGGGCACTCGCTTGGCGCTCACCGGTCCCCGGGCGTTTGCCGTGGCGCGTCGGCCAGCTCCCCCATGATCCGGCCCGCGACGAAGAGGATGTCGCGCTCGTGCGCGGTGCACTCGGTGTGAATGAGTTCGGTGAGCAGTCCGGCTCGACGTTCACGATCGTCGGCGAGCAATCGTTGGCCAGCGTCGGTGATCTCGATGAGGTATGCGCGCGCGTCGTGTGGATCGGGGGTGCGGGTCACGAGTCCGGCGTCCTGCAATATCGCGATCGTGCGAGCGATGGACTGCGGGGTCACCTGCTCGTGGTGCGCGAGTCGAGTGGCTGACATCGCGCCGTGCCGGCGCAGGTGGCCGAGGGCTTGCAGCTGAGACGGCGTAATGAGGTGATCGGCACGTTCGCTGCGCAACCGGCGCCAGAACGCGGTGACGTTATCGCGCAGTTCGATCACGCGCTCGAGGTCCGGCGGAGGCGTATCAGGCACCTTAAGTCGCCCCCCAAATTTACGCAACAATACTGGCTATTTCCCTAGCGCTGTTCACCATACGCTCTGGATTCGTTCCGATGAGCGGTGGATCTAGTCAGCCAACCTGACCAATTCACGTATCGATCTGGACCCGGTTCCAGCCACGCAGGCTGTTCACATGCCACACCTCATCGCACGTCTGAAGTTCCGCGACGGAGATGACCTGTTCACGTACGCCGTCCGCGAGGGCAATCGCGCGACCGACGCCGGGCAGCAGTCCACACCCCAGCGGCGGGGTCAGCAGGTCAGCGCCACGGCGTACGACGATATTGCCGAACAGGAACTCCGTGACTTCGTCGCGTTCGTTCACCAACAAGGTGGTGTCGACTCCCGCAATGCGGCGCGAGTCGTAAATCCCGCGATCGGTCAGTTTGTGTCGCAGGCGTACGTCGTCGCTGCGTACCCGGTCGGCGCAGATCCGGGCGGTCATCACCTTTTGCGGCTCGGGCATGAACGAATGGGCCTCGACCCGCACGCCTCCCGCTCGACTAAGCAGCAGCCGCGCGCGCCAGCTACCGCTCGGGTGCTGCGCCGCACACTCGTCGAGCGCACGGCGCACCATCACCTCGTCGTAGATATATCCCAACTGGATGGACGATGCCGTTAATCGCCCTAGATGCCGATCAACGTGCGCGAACTCGCCGTCGTGCAGCAGCATCGTCTCGAGCAGATCCGGTCCGGGAAGCGTGAGGGCGATGCGCGCCTTGGTCAGTAACTCGTCGTACTCCTCGGCGGGGTCCGAGGCGGCCGTGATACCGCCGCCGACGCTGTATCGCAGCGTGCCGCCCGGGTGTAGTTCAGCGGTGCGGATCGCGACGCTGAATCGCGTATCGCCGCCGGGGGCAAGGATTCCGATTGCGCCGCAATACACTCCACGCGGACGGGATTCTTCCTCGGCGATGATGCGCATGGTGGACGCCTTCGGCGCTCCGGTCACCGACCCGCATGGGAACAGCGCGGCGAAGATGTCGACGAGATCGACCCCTGGGGCCTCGGCGGTGATCGTCGAGGTGAGGGCATGAAAACTCGGGTACGTCTCCAACCTCACCAATTCGGTGACGCGTACCGTGCCAGGCGAAGCTATGCGGCCGAGATCGTTACGCAGTAGATCCACGATCATCGTGTTCTCCGCGCGGTTCTTCGCCGACGTCAGCAGCCAGCGACGATTCGCATCGTCACTATCGCTCGTGCTTCCGCGCGCGATGGTGCCCTTCATCGGACGCATGGTGAGCTGCGAGCCACGACGGGAGAAGAACAGTTCGGGCGAGACGCTGAGTACTGACGTGCCGCCGACATCGAGAAACGCGGCGTACGAGGTGGGTTGCCGTCCATACAGTTCAGCGAACACGTCACGCGCGCTACTCGAGGTGTGCGCCTGCAACTCGACGGTGTGGTTGACCTGGAAAGTGTTGCCGTCGACGATCTCACCGTGGATCCGCGCGAGCGACTCGTAGTAGTCGCTGCGCGGCGGGATCGTCCAGGCCCCGGTCTGCACTGGTGCACCGCTTGGCGCTACGGCGGGTTCAGCGACGTCGTACACCGCAAAGTGCGCTAGTGGAAGTTCCCCGGCGCCATGCGCCACCCGGGAACGATCGAACGCTGGCGCCGCCTCGTAGGCGACGTACCCCACACACCACTTACCCGCCTTGGCGTACTGCTCAGCGGCGCGCAGGACTCGCGGTACGTCGGTGAGGTCGCTCGCCTGGAGGATCCGCTGCGGATCGCGGAATTGCTGCCATACCGGGGAATCGTCATCTCGCCAGAGGCAGGTGAGTGCCGTGATGTCACCGGAGGCCCCGGCGCCGCCGAGCGCGGTCATCCTGTGATCGGTTCTCTCGACCTAGAGGTCGACAACCTCGAACTCGAGGAGGCTGGCGCCTGAAGCGACCGGCTGCTGGCCCTCCTTTAGACCGTGAGCCGCCGGAGCACGATCCTCGCGCCACGACTGAAACGAGGCTTCATCCGCCCACTGCGTAACGACGAAGTAGCGATCCTCCCCCGCGGTCGGCCGCAGCAACTGGAATCCTTCGAAACCTGGCGACGAATCGACCGCGTGCTTACGCGCGGCGAAACGCTTCTCGAGTTCAGGGCCCGCGCCCTCAGGGACCTGGATGGCATTGATCTTCACAACTGACATGCCTTCAGCCTAAGTCGCCGCCATCGAACAGGCGGCCGCGGGCAGGAGGGGCTTAGTGCGGACAGTCACGCTCCGATGCCTCGAAAGCATCGCCAGATCGGGTCTAGGGTCGACTGCGTTCCACGCACCCTTCGACCGACGGGATACGGCATGCGTCAGCCCGGCTCGCACGTAACACGATCTGCCGCGACCGTCGCGACGCTCGCGACTGCCGTAGCCGGCGTCGGAATGGCGCTACAAAGCACGGCGAACGGCGAACTCGGCAGCATCCTCGGGCACGGCCTCATCGCCGCTACGTACTCGTTCGGATCGGGCCTGATCGTGCTGATCGTCGCATCCATACTCACCCCGAAGGCACGCCGCGGGATCGGCAGCGCCATTAGCTACGTGCGCTCGGGCGAGTTCCCGTGGTGGATGACCCTCGGCGGACTCGGAGGCGCGATGATCGTGCTGTCCCAATCCGTGACGGTCCCGTTGATGGGTGTCGCTGTGTTCACCATGGCGTTCGTGTCTGGTCAGCTCACCGGCGCGCTGGTCGTGGACAACACGCACCTGCCACCGGGCGGGCGCAAGCCACCGACGCTCTGGCGGATCGTCGGCACTCTGGTCGTCATCGCGGGCGTTACGCTGTCCGCGGTCGACGTACTCGGCAAGGGAATCCCGCTGTGGGCGCCAATCTTGCCGTTCGTCACGGGCGGGCTGACCGCACTGCAGCAGGCATTCAACGGACGACTACGGATCAAGTCCTCCTCGGCGATCGCGGCGACGACCATCAACTTCTTCGTCGGTACGGTGTTCCTTGCACTGTGCACAGTCGTGCTCTTTGGCACTGGATTCCGAATCCACGACACACCTCAACTGCCCGGCCAATGGTGGGTGCTCATCGGCGGACTGCTCGGGATCGTGTTCATCGGCGTCACGACGGTCACGGTCGCGCGGTTGGGAGTGCTGCTGCTGAGTCTCGTATCACTATTCGGCAACCTACTGGGCTCCCTGATCATCGACCTCACGTTCCATTCTGCCGAGGCAGAGGTTGGCCCGACGACATTCATCTCGATGGCCATCGTCCTCGTCGGACTGCTGCTCACGACCATTCCCAGTCGAAAGATCGGTCCGCCCGTCGAAGCCGACACACCCGAGCGGGTTGGCCCTCCCTAGCGATCGCCGAGCCGCGACGTCACGCTCGCAGCATCCTCACGATTCCAACGATCAAAACGATCCCCATCGCGATGAGGCCCGCCACCACCACGACACCGCCGCTCCCGGACTCCAGGATCGCCAGCACGGCCCCCAGATATAGCAGCCATACCGCGCCGTTCGTCCACGCCAGCATGCGCTCGCCCTCGCGGTAGAGCCGCTGCGAGTTCGCTTCCGTCACGCGAACCGGGTAATTGAACGATGCGGGTTTCCCGGATAGCCATGCCAGTAGAGCGACCACTGCGGTCAGGATTGCCGCGAGCAGGATCACCGTCCATCGCGGGCCGTAGGCGTCCGCCTCCCCGCCTAACCCAAAGTGTGTCGGCACGCGCTGAGGCATAGACGGATAACGCACCAACACGAACACGGTCAGTATCGCGGTGGCGACGATCGTGGTCCATCGCAACAGCACGACAACCTGGCCCGTTTGGTAGGTCCGCACCGGGCGTGCACGCGCGGCCATCAGCATTCCCTCCCGCTCAGATCGAACTACGACTGCAACGGGGCACATCGTACGAGGTCGACCTCAGTGCCGCGAGGACTCGCGGATCACGACCAACAGGCACCCCAGGCAGATCAGCGAAACAGCAATCAGCGAAGGGCCGTACGAGACGAGCGGCAACAGCGCCGCGAGCGCCGCCGGCAACAGAAATCCGGTGTAGGTCAGCGAGTAGTACACCCCAGTCAGCCCCGCTAGGTCCTGCGGCGTCGCGATCGCCTGCACGTGGATCAGACCCGCGACCAGACAGATGCCGTACGCCGCTCCGAGGGCGATCGCGACAAACACAGCGATCACTGGATTAGCCAGTTCGGCGGCGATCACCGCTAGCGCCAGACCCGCCGCCATCGCCGCGAGACCCACGACGAGCGCGCGTCCACCGGTACGACGGTTGATCGCCGATACCGCGTTCTGCGCGAGCGCTCCCGTCCCGAGCGTCAGCACGGTCAACGCTGTTGCGTACAGGGTCGCCTGATCGCCGAGTCCGGACTGCACCACGGCCGGCATGATCGCGTACGCAACCCCGGCTGCGCCGAATACCCACGGCGCCGCCGGTAGCACCAACCGAGTGAATCGTCGGTGCCCGGTCGAGGGAATTCGCAGGTCCTGCCACCATGATTTGTCGGTACGTGATGCCACGGGCAATGACTCGGGCGCCCGCGCCAAGACCGCGAGGGCGACAACACTCAGCGCGATATGCACCGCGTACGGCGTCACCTGGGGTGCCGGCCCCCACTGCGCCAGCAATCCCGTCACCAACGCACCCAGCGCGAAACCGCCAGTCAACGCCAGAGACGGCCGCCGCGCTCCCGCGCTGCCGCTCGAATGTTCGTCGTACGGCGGCGAAGAGAGTTCCTTGATCCAACTGGTGCCCACGGACATCGCCACACCGACGCCGATTCCAGCGAAGGCGCGCCCCACGCA
The sequence above is a segment of the Cumulibacter soli genome. Coding sequences within it:
- a CDS encoding MFS transporter, with translation MTDLAATDARTGPRYAVDSGRGWLVVVATFISTFTGFGLVYSFGAFFDSMAAEFNVGRAATAFMLAITSAIYFCLGVVTGRIGDRLGPKPLLVTAAVTLGAGIILTSRVDSIELGYVTYGAGLGIAVACAYVPMVAFVGGWFDKKRTTALGVAVSGIGMGTLVMAPVSQALINAYGWRQAFVILGIGGAITMLIAAAIAQRPPVSQQVEPRPSLGYLLRHRSFVLLYLNGVLIGSTILISFAFLKNYAVGYDISDSSAALLVGLVGAASVIGRLGIGSLGGRFEPIRLLRGSFVLMTLSYFLWLFSSGSFAVLVVFTIVMGIGYGGYIALMPAVAATIFGTKGLGQTLGLLYTSAGIGGLIGPTMIGAIIDGASYEVALIVTIVLTGCAAACLFFIHVSRRPALRD
- a CDS encoding MFS transporter — its product is MSAKRVPLPISIGLGTGNMLQPLNSSMIAVAVVPIALHLGSADGIAWIISALYIATAVSAPSAGRLGTVLGARRVYLGGLAVIAAGSLLGAFASSLGWLIAARVLQGIGTASQYPTAMTIIRTIVAKTGASTNSAIAVMSMCAQSTVAFGPTLGGLLVSLFGWQAIMWINLPLVLMSTVWVLKIVPKDPPLRVHGRELIRVLDPIGLVSFTAVIATMMFVLLSLVDDPLWWLIPVFAAVTAFFVWWERRQDEPFVDVRALAGNRSLMLTLVRTTATYAAFYCIFFGIPQWLQASRGLDASVAGLVMLPIAVIGIVSTLVATRTVATRGIRWTLLVGSGMLIVSGLLIVFVESASTSIPVLLLVACVFGIPNGFNNIGNQNAVNAVTTVSQIGPAIGMYRTVQYVGANLASVVIELTGTSGDGDSALHLVGWFIVIVGAALVVGSAFSRRLRQADLRARARIRWAARGHNQHADETQTALET
- a CDS encoding MarR family winged helix-turn-helix transcriptional regulator — translated: MPDTPPPDLERVIELRDNVTAFWRRLRSERADHLITPSQLQALGHLRRHGAMSATRLAHHEQVTPQSIARTIAILQDAGLVTRTPDPHDARAYLIEITDAGQRLLADDRERRAGLLTELIHTECTAHERDILFVAGRIMGELADAPRQTPGDR
- a CDS encoding chorismate-binding protein, yielding MTALGGAGASGDITALTCLWRDDDSPVWQQFRDPQRILQASDLTDVPRVLRAAEQYAKAGKWCVGYVAYEAAPAFDRSRVAHGAGELPLAHFAVYDVAEPAVAPSGAPVQTGAWTIPPRSDYYESLARIHGEIVDGNTFQVNHTVELQAHTSSSARDVFAELYGRQPTSYAAFLDVGGTSVLSVSPELFFSRRGSQLTMRPMKGTIARGSTSDSDDANRRWLLTSAKNRAENTMIVDLLRNDLGRIASPGTVRVTELVRLETYPSFHALTSTITAEAPGVDLVDIFAALFPCGSVTGAPKASTMRIIAEEESRPRGVYCGAIGILAPGGDTRFSVAIRTAELHPGGTLRYSVGGGITAASDPAEEYDELLTKARIALTLPGPDLLETMLLHDGEFAHVDRHLGRLTASSIQLGYIYDEVMVRRALDECAAQHPSGSWRARLLLSRAGGVRVEAHSFMPEPQKVMTARICADRVRSDDVRLRHKLTDRGIYDSRRIAGVDTTLLVNERDEVTEFLFGNIVVRRGADLLTPPLGCGLLPGVGRAIALADGVREQVISVAELQTCDEVWHVNSLRGWNRVQIDT
- a CDS encoding antibiotic biosynthesis monooxygenase family protein → MSVVKINAIQVPEGAGPELEKRFAARKHAVDSSPGFEGFQLLRPTAGEDRYFVVTQWADEASFQSWREDRAPAAHGLKEGQQPVASGASLLEFEVVDL
- a CDS encoding DMT family transporter, which produces MRQPGSHVTRSAATVATLATAVAGVGMALQSTANGELGSILGHGLIAATYSFGSGLIVLIVASILTPKARRGIGSAISYVRSGEFPWWMTLGGLGGAMIVLSQSVTVPLMGVAVFTMAFVSGQLTGALVVDNTHLPPGGRKPPTLWRIVGTLVVIAGVTLSAVDVLGKGIPLWAPILPFVTGGLTALQQAFNGRLRIKSSSAIAATTINFFVGTVFLALCTVVLFGTGFRIHDTPQLPGQWWVLIGGLLGIVFIGVTTVTVARLGVLLLSLVSLFGNLLGSLIIDLTFHSAEAEVGPTTFISMAIVLVGLLLTTIPSRKIGPPVEADTPERVGPP
- a CDS encoding DUF1648 domain-containing protein; protein product: MAARARPVRTYQTGQVVVLLRWTTIVATAILTVFVLVRYPSMPQRVPTHFGLGGEADAYGPRWTVILLAAILTAVVALLAWLSGKPASFNYPVRVTEANSQRLYREGERMLAWTNGAVWLLYLGAVLAILESGSGGVVVVAGLIAMGIVLIVGIVRMLRA
- a CDS encoding MFS transporter, with product MSAALLQAPAVDPTRAGGAGWKRVALAVFLLAWGGNHFTPLLHMYEVRGGYASWQANLLLGTYVAGLVPGLLIASAISDRHGRKPVLFGGTLLAIGGSVLLGAGFDSYWLLCVGRAFAGIGVGVAMSVGTSWIKELSSPPYDEHSSGSAGARRPSLALTGGFALGALVTGLLAQWGPAPQVTPYAVHIALSVVALAVLARAPESLPVASRTDKSWWQDLRIPSTGHRRFTRLVLPAAPWVFGAAGVAYAIMPAVVQSGLGDQATLYATALTVLTLGTGALAQNAVSAINRRTGGRALVVGLAAMAAGLALAVIAAELANPVIAVFVAIALGAAYGICLVAGLIHVQAIATPQDLAGLTGVYYSLTYTGFLLPAALAALLPLVSYGPSLIAVSLICLGCLLVVIRESSRH